A genome region from Thermogemmata fonticola includes the following:
- a CDS encoding AMP-binding protein — translation WLLLGVACPRPVQFVLWGRYYRQPLLRWLLSWGRHHTIRIDDEVQRPHTVEACLQQIAAALRSGQAVVLFAEGKLTRCVAMRRFGRGLERVLRLAPEAVVVPAGIYGLWGSWWAPSGGRAFGKLPRWRPRVWIGFGSPLPPTLSAADYRQAVQEVLCELAIRDSDYLLALPRVFVRQAARLRLLGRPCIIDHASGSRRVLSWGKTYAAACCVADYLRSRLGSDPHVGVWLPTGLGSALANLAIALLHRAAVNLNYTAGAAAVHSAIRQADLRLIVTARRFLERCPLSIPEGVALVTLEEILDSVTSWQRLRHFLAALLLPGWLLERRHRLHRLRLDDVLTIVFSSGSTGEPKGVILTHRNVGSNVFAAIQTIEIQRQDRLCGVLPFFHSFGYTVCLWAPLAAGCRAIYYPDPRAAQEVGAIVRQEQATILLSTATFLRFYLRRCGPDDFRSIRILICGAEKLPVALQKEFEDKFGVRPLEGYGCTELSPVVSTNLHDLIVGDDVQVRNRPGTVGQPIVGVAVRACAVELPHRPLPVGSEGVLWVKGPNVMAGYLHQPAKTAEVIQNGWYCTGDIGCLDADGFIRITGRLSRFAKIGGEMVPLERLDEELHEILEARGERYLAVAAIPDARRGERLVVLYLASIADRLEATLSALAQRGLPPLWIPDRRDCFLVDSMPVLGSGKLDLKRLSEVAQELANR, via the coding sequence TGGTTATTGCTGGGAGTGGCTTGTCCGCGTCCGGTCCAGTTTGTCCTGTGGGGCCGGTATTATCGCCAGCCGCTTTTGCGCTGGCTGCTTTCCTGGGGCCGCCATCACACGATTCGGATCGACGACGAAGTCCAGCGGCCGCATACAGTGGAAGCCTGCTTGCAGCAGATAGCCGCCGCGCTGCGGTCCGGTCAGGCGGTGGTTCTGTTTGCGGAGGGGAAGCTGACACGGTGCGTGGCCATGCGCCGCTTCGGGCGAGGGCTGGAACGGGTACTACGCTTGGCTCCGGAGGCGGTGGTGGTCCCGGCGGGGATTTACGGCCTGTGGGGGAGCTGGTGGGCGCCCAGCGGCGGGCGGGCCTTTGGCAAACTTCCGCGCTGGCGCCCCCGCGTCTGGATCGGCTTTGGTTCCCCCTTGCCCCCGACCCTCTCCGCGGCGGATTACCGCCAGGCTGTGCAGGAGGTGCTCTGCGAGCTAGCCATCCGGGACAGCGATTACCTCCTGGCCCTGCCGCGGGTTTTCGTGCGCCAGGCGGCCCGGCTCCGCTTGCTGGGGCGGCCCTGCATCATCGATCATGCCTCCGGCAGCCGCCGGGTCTTGAGCTGGGGGAAAACTTACGCCGCCGCCTGCTGTGTTGCCGACTATCTCCGGTCCCGCCTCGGCTCGGACCCGCATGTGGGTGTGTGGCTGCCGACCGGTCTGGGCAGCGCGCTGGCCAATCTGGCGATCGCTCTATTGCACCGCGCCGCGGTCAATCTGAATTACACCGCCGGGGCCGCCGCCGTGCACTCGGCCATCCGGCAAGCCGATCTCCGCCTGATCGTTACGGCCCGGCGCTTCCTCGAACGTTGCCCGCTGAGCATACCAGAGGGTGTCGCCCTCGTGACACTGGAGGAGATTCTCGACAGCGTGACGTCATGGCAGCGGCTGCGGCATTTCCTCGCCGCTCTACTCCTGCCGGGCTGGCTCCTGGAGCGCCGCCATCGCTTGCACCGCCTCCGCCTCGATGACGTCCTCACCATCGTTTTCTCCAGCGGCAGCACCGGGGAACCGAAAGGAGTGATTCTGACGCACCGGAACGTGGGATCGAATGTGTTCGCGGCCATCCAAACGATCGAGATTCAGCGGCAGGATCGGCTCTGCGGCGTGTTGCCTTTTTTCCACAGTTTCGGCTACACCGTCTGCCTCTGGGCGCCCCTGGCGGCAGGATGCCGAGCGATCTATTACCCCGATCCGCGAGCGGCTCAGGAAGTCGGGGCGATCGTGCGCCAGGAGCAAGCGACCATTCTCTTGAGCACCGCCACTTTCCTGCGGTTTTACCTGCGGCGCTGCGGTCCGGACGATTTTCGCAGTATCCGCATCCTCATCTGCGGCGCGGAGAAGCTGCCCGTGGCGCTGCAAAAGGAGTTCGAGGACAAATTCGGCGTCCGCCCACTGGAAGGGTACGGCTGCACGGAGCTGTCCCCGGTGGTCTCCACCAATCTGCACGACCTGATTGTGGGAGACGATGTGCAGGTGCGGAATCGGCCCGGCACGGTCGGCCAGCCGATTGTGGGCGTCGCGGTACGAGCCTGTGCGGTGGAGCTGCCGCATCGCCCGCTGCCTGTGGGAAGCGAAGGGGTGCTCTGGGTCAAGGGGCCTAACGTCATGGCCGGTTACTTGCATCAGCCCGCCAAGACGGCCGAGGTGATCCAGAACGGCTGGTACTGCACGGGAGACATCGGCTGCCTCGATGCCGACGGGTTCATCCGCATTACGGGCCGGCTGTCCCGCTTTGCCAAAATTGGCGGGGAAATGGTGCCTCTGGAGCGGCTGGACGAAGAGCTGCACGAGATTCTGGAGGCGCGCGGCGAACGCTATCTGGCGGTGGCGGCCATCCCGGATGCCCGGCGGGGGGAACGCCTCGTCGTCTTGTACCTGGCCAGCATCGCCGACCGGTTGGAAGCTACCCTCTCCGCCCTGGCACAGCGCGGCCTGCCGCCCCTGTGGATCCCCGACCGGCGGGATTGCTTCCTCGTGGACAGCATGCCCGTTCTGGGCAGCGGCAAGCTGGACCTCAAACGGCTCAGCGAAGTCGCCCAGGAACTGGCCAACCGCTGA
- a CDS encoding RNA methyltransferase, translating to MGNLRDDEPPAASERAASPESERAAFLERLRRCRVVLVRPHYAGNLGAVARILRNFDLHDLVLVAPRATPQDLEARRLAVHGLPILDAARIVPDLGAALSDCVYTLATSAETAGLQRRGRIAPPRQLMPVLCQAAAAGPVALVFGPEPHGLTLEEVNRCHGQIFIPASPAYPALNLAQAVAICCYEWYIHCQEQVAVPSAPHPDRQAATHAELERMFRHLRQGLEAVGYLFGDRQEVLMSAVRHLLGRAQPTKAEVRMLHGLARQLLWIARRAGRPLPPDLPESFPPDPLAGELSPSPPSDSASPPTPPS from the coding sequence ATGGGAAACCTGCGCGACGATGAGCCGCCTGCCGCTTCGGAGAGGGCTGCTTCCCCGGAGTCGGAGAGGGCTGCTTTTCTGGAGCGTCTCCGCCGTTGCCGGGTGGTGCTGGTCCGGCCGCATTACGCCGGCAATCTGGGGGCCGTGGCGCGCATCCTGCGCAATTTCGACCTGCACGATCTGGTGCTGGTGGCTCCACGTGCCACACCGCAGGACCTGGAAGCCCGGCGCCTGGCGGTGCATGGCCTGCCGATCCTCGATGCCGCCCGGATCGTCCCGGACCTGGGGGCAGCGCTGAGCGATTGCGTCTACACGCTGGCCACCTCCGCCGAGACCGCTGGCTTACAACGCCGCGGGCGGATCGCACCCCCGCGCCAGCTCATGCCCGTGCTCTGTCAGGCTGCCGCTGCGGGACCCGTGGCCCTGGTCTTCGGCCCGGAACCCCACGGCCTGACGCTCGAAGAGGTCAATCGCTGCCACGGCCAGATTTTCATCCCCGCTTCCCCGGCCTATCCCGCTCTCAACCTGGCTCAAGCCGTCGCCATCTGTTGCTACGAATGGTACATCCACTGTCAGGAGCAGGTCGCCGTACCCTCCGCTCCTCATCCCGACCGCCAGGCGGCCACGCATGCCGAGTTGGAACGGATGTTCCGCCATCTCCGCCAGGGGTTGGAAGCGGTGGGTTATCTCTTCGGCGACCGGCAGGAGGTGTTGATGAGTGCGGTCCGCCATCTCTTGGGGCGTGCCCAGCCTACCAAGGCAGAAGTCCGCATGCTCCACGGCCTGGCGCGACAACTGCTCTGGATTGCCCGCCGAGCCGGACGGCCGTTACCGCCTGATCTGCCGGAGTCCTTTCCTCCCGACCCCCTGGCCGGCGAGCTGTCCCCCTCTCCTCCTTCGGACTCCGCTTCACCTCCGACCCCGCCTTCTTGA
- a CDS encoding TolC family protein — MRARGWSGWWLIALGGCWTPQGDMLPTAPLPATALPVSRELPRVLTRPAPPVLDGRGLPEREAAAAEERPASSYRLLSVRECQQRAAAAAALANSWDAANRTIAGDRLDARFRYLAALESRNQAVADALSLYYQLAAAEARRPLLRQSLAVVESLLAKAQIARAEKIPYPLEPEDLLLQRSQLRDQVEQLELGIRLLNIELKRRLDWPAEPLSEQFWPVDDFAVSEESLPPDQAAVLALADRPELRAWRLVRDHLTVQTAAQWRELGGMAAEPRPFGGLRRGREGGGSGWLALVLRHKRPQPDLANQVERWREQVRLLLEQRERAIADEARTAALLLPEQTRRVAAARQRLQLWDQRLEQALRRREAGQPNAEVYEAQIRWQRLLAEAELIEQVAAWHQARVRLRAALGWYAYDQLPPPSAAAAPSVSGFHR, encoded by the coding sequence ATGCGCGCCAGAGGCTGGAGCGGCTGGTGGCTGATCGCGCTGGGGGGATGCTGGACGCCCCAAGGGGACATGCTGCCCACCGCTCCGCTGCCGGCGACGGCCTTACCCGTCAGCCGCGAACTGCCCCGCGTGCTGACCCGCCCCGCCCCGCCTGTGCTGGATGGCCGCGGCTTGCCAGAACGAGAAGCAGCGGCAGCCGAGGAGCGCCCCGCCTCCAGTTACCGCTTGCTCAGCGTCCGGGAGTGCCAGCAGCGGGCGGCAGCAGCCGCAGCCTTGGCCAACTCCTGGGATGCGGCCAACCGCACCATCGCGGGAGATCGCCTCGATGCGCGCTTCCGCTACCTGGCTGCTCTGGAAAGCCGCAATCAAGCGGTGGCCGACGCCCTGAGCCTCTACTATCAGCTTGCGGCCGCCGAGGCGCGCCGGCCCCTTCTGCGCCAGAGCCTGGCCGTGGTGGAGTCCCTGTTGGCCAAAGCCCAAATCGCCCGCGCCGAGAAAATCCCTTACCCTCTGGAACCGGAAGACCTCCTCTTGCAACGCAGCCAGTTACGCGATCAGGTGGAACAACTGGAGCTGGGCATTCGGCTGTTGAACATCGAGTTGAAGCGGCGCCTGGACTGGCCGGCGGAACCGTTGAGCGAGCAATTTTGGCCAGTGGATGACTTTGCCGTAAGTGAGGAAAGCCTGCCTCCGGACCAGGCGGCGGTCCTGGCTCTGGCGGATCGGCCCGAATTGCGCGCCTGGCGGCTCGTCCGGGATCATCTCACGGTCCAGACGGCGGCCCAATGGCGGGAGCTGGGGGGGATGGCAGCGGAGCCGCGCCCCTTTGGCGGACTGCGCCGGGGGAGAGAGGGCGGAGGAAGCGGCTGGCTCGCCCTCGTCCTGCGGCACAAGCGGCCCCAACCTGACCTGGCCAACCAGGTCGAGCGCTGGCGGGAACAGGTCCGCCTCCTGCTGGAACAACGGGAGCGGGCCATCGCCGATGAGGCCCGAACCGCCGCCCTGCTTTTGCCGGAGCAGACACGCCGGGTGGCAGCCGCCCGTCAGCGCTTGCAACTGTGGGACCAGCGGCTGGAGCAAGCGCTGCGCCGCCGGGAAGCGGGCCAACCCAACGCCGAGGTGTACGAAGCCCAAATCCGCTGGCAACGCCTCCTCGCCGAAGCCGAACTGATCGAACAGGTGGCCGCCTGGCATCAAGCCCGCGTCCGCTTGCGTGCCGCCCTCGGCTGGTACGCCTACGACCAACTCCCGCCACCCTCTGCCGCCGCTGCGCCCTCCGTCAGTGGTTTCCATCGCTGA